In a genomic window of Candidatus Cetobacterium colombiensis:
- a CDS encoding family 1 encapsulin nanocompartment shell protein encodes MDFLKRDLAPISEKVWKEIEERAREVLTTQLSARRFVRVTGPVGKDKGGVNTGRLSLHKKDELKYGIYQMQPFVENRITFNLSRWELDNYERGARDIDYTNLDEALKKAVKFEEEAIYYGLDEACISGLFKEESQTLDFGKTEQETIKNLMYGVSKLRNTGFSKGPYALVVGLEKFIYLNMVNLNDSLAKRLEKIFGMPIIISNSITGAILVPYDNENIELVLGEDFSLGYQGHNNENVELFVTETFTFRILDETKIVCYK; translated from the coding sequence ATGGATTTTTTAAAAAGAGATTTAGCGCCAATAAGTGAAAAAGTTTGGAAAGAAATAGAAGAAAGAGCAAGAGAGGTTTTAACAACTCAACTTTCAGCAAGAAGATTTGTTAGAGTGACTGGACCAGTAGGAAAAGATAAAGGTGGAGTTAACACAGGAAGATTATCTCTTCATAAAAAAGATGAATTAAAATATGGGATTTATCAAATGCAACCTTTTGTAGAAAATAGAATAACATTTAATTTAAGTAGATGGGAATTAGATAACTATGAAAGAGGAGCAAGAGACATAGATTATACTAATTTAGATGAAGCTTTAAAAAAAGCTGTAAAATTTGAAGAGGAAGCGATATATTATGGTTTAGACGAAGCTTGTATATCTGGTTTATTTAAGGAAGAAAGTCAAACTTTAGATTTTGGAAAAACAGAGCAAGAAACAATAAAAAATTTAATGTATGGAGTTTCGAAACTTAGAAATACAGGATTTAGTAAAGGTCCATATGCATTAGTTGTAGGTCTTGAAAAATTTATATATTTAAATATGGTTAATTTAAATGATTCGTTAGCAAAAAGATTAGAAAAGATATTTGGGATGCCTATAATTATTTCAAACAGTATAACAGGAGCGATATTAGTTCCTTATGATAATGAAAATATAGAATTAGTTTTAGGAGAAGATTTTTCTTTAGGATACCAAGGACACAATAATGAAAATGTAGAGTTATTTGTAACAGAAACATTTACTTTTAGAATTTTAGATGAAACTAAAATAGTTTGTTATAAATAA
- the recG gene encoding ATP-dependent DNA helicase RecG — MIMIYKDIYKELELFNIKGVSNATYLKLKKLNINTMYDLIYYFPRAYDDRTNLKKIGELRGDEYVVLKGTLMNISNPPTRTGMKMIKALVNDGTGVLELVWFQRPYLKNSLKIGEEYIFIGNIKRGYNFQMINPEFKLFKGQKNSGEILPIYSSIKELNQNSLRKIIQEALKTYMDLFQENIPNEIIKKYRLMKRDIALKEIHYPSNSRNLEEAKRRFAVEELLVLEMGILQKRFEVDLNNSGKYEIEGKKKLVSKFLENLPFSLTLAQKKVITEIYKGINAGRIINYLVQGDVGSGKTIVAILLLLYMVENGYQGVLMAPTEILASQHYLSIYETLESLGIKVELLTGSVKGKKKDELLKRIEKGEVNIVIGTHAIIEDNVIFSKLGLIVIDEQHRFGVLQRKRLRDKGVLANLIVMSATPIPRSLALSIYGDLDVAIIDELPPGRKPIKTKWISEKEDEERMFTFIDKKLKEGRQAYFVASLIDESEKLSAKSTEELYEEVLRNLPGYKVGVLHGRMKNKEKDEVMHEFKNGKLDILVSTLVIEVGVNVPNSSIMVITNSERFGLATLHQLRGRVGRGEHQSYCFLLSSTENDNSAARLKVLESTEDGFKIAEEDLRLRKAGEIFGVKQSGLSDLKFIDIVHDVKTIKLVKDICTEYLNENNGKINNEVLQSDIDEKFNKSLTS; from the coding sequence GTGATTATGATATATAAAGATATTTATAAAGAACTTGAACTTTTTAATATAAAAGGAGTTTCAAATGCAACATATTTAAAATTAAAAAAATTAAATATAAATACCATGTATGACTTGATTTATTATTTTCCAAGGGCCTATGATGATAGAACTAATTTAAAAAAAATAGGTGAGCTAAGAGGAGACGAGTATGTTGTATTAAAAGGAACTTTGATGAATATATCAAATCCTCCAACAAGAACAGGTATGAAAATGATTAAAGCTCTTGTAAATGATGGGACTGGAGTTTTAGAACTTGTCTGGTTTCAAAGACCATATTTAAAAAATAGTTTGAAAATTGGAGAGGAATATATTTTTATAGGTAATATAAAAAGAGGGTATAATTTTCAAATGATTAATCCAGAATTTAAATTGTTTAAAGGTCAAAAAAATAGTGGTGAAATACTACCTATTTATAGTTCGATAAAAGAATTAAATCAAAATAGTTTAAGAAAAATTATACAAGAAGCTTTGAAAACGTATATGGATCTTTTTCAAGAAAATATTCCAAATGAAATAATAAAAAAATACAGACTCATGAAAAGAGATATAGCTTTAAAAGAGATTCATTATCCAAGTAACTCTAGAAATTTAGAAGAAGCTAAAAGGCGTTTTGCAGTTGAAGAACTTTTAGTTTTAGAGATGGGAATATTGCAGAAAAGGTTTGAGGTAGATTTAAATAATAGTGGAAAATATGAAATTGAAGGAAAGAAAAAGCTAGTTTCTAAATTTTTAGAAAATTTACCATTTTCTTTGACTTTAGCTCAAAAAAAAGTGATAACTGAAATATACAAAGGTATAAATGCAGGAAGGATTATAAACTATTTAGTTCAAGGTGACGTTGGTAGTGGAAAAACAATCGTGGCAATTTTATTACTGTTATATATGGTTGAAAATGGGTATCAAGGTGTTTTAATGGCTCCAACAGAGATATTGGCATCTCAACACTACCTTTCTATATATGAAACTTTGGAAAGTTTAGGGATAAAAGTTGAGCTTTTAACCGGAAGTGTAAAAGGAAAAAAGAAAGATGAACTTTTGAAAAGAATTGAAAAAGGAGAAGTAAATATTGTAATAGGAACTCATGCGATTATAGAAGATAATGTTATTTTTAGTAAATTGGGACTTATTGTGATTGATGAGCAACATCGTTTTGGAGTTTTACAAAGAAAAAGACTTAGAGATAAAGGTGTTTTAGCTAATTTAATAGTAATGAGTGCTACCCCAATTCCAAGATCTTTGGCTCTTAGTATATATGGTGATTTAGATGTAGCTATAATTGATGAACTTCCTCCCGGGAGAAAACCGATAAAAACAAAATGGATAAGTGAAAAAGAAGATGAAGAAAGAATGTTTACTTTTATTGATAAGAAACTAAAAGAAGGGCGGCAAGCGTATTTTGTAGCATCTTTAATAGATGAAAGTGAAAAGCTTTCTGCAAAATCAACGGAAGAACTTTATGAAGAAGTTTTAAGAAATTTACCAGGTTATAAAGTGGGAGTACTTCATGGAAGAATGAAAAATAAAGAAAAAGATGAGGTAATGCACGAATTTAAAAATGGAAAGTTAGATATTCTTGTTTCAACTTTAGTAATAGAAGTTGGAGTAAATGTGCCTAATTCAAGTATAATGGTGATAACTAATTCTGAAAGATTTGGATTAGCTACTTTACATCAATTAAGAGGAAGAGTTGGAAGAGGAGAACATCAATCTTATTGTTTTTTACTTTCTTCAACAGAAAATGATAATTCAGCAGCTAGGCTTAAAGTTTTAGAAAGTACTGAAGATGGATTTAAGATAGCCGAAGAAGATTTACGGCTACGAAAAGCAGGAGAAATATTTGGAGTAAAGCAAAGTGGACTAAGTGATTTGAAATTCATAGATATAGTTCATGATGTGAAAACGATAAAGTTGGTTAAAGATATTTGTACAGAATATTTAAATGAAAACAATGGAAAAATAAATAATGAAGTTTTACAAAGTGATATAGATGAAAAGTTTAACAAAAGTTTGACCTCGTAA
- a CDS encoding outer membrane protein yields the protein MKKLTLLACSLFAFAAVAQAKEVVAPVTSSKEVVNEPVVIEEVVVAPVVENPWGFINLRAGWDFWGEYGNYTHRHSNRDYDLPKKTKDFGGELAVEAYKSWDHLDLGLGVAYQHHMKRKSADGVSGAEYQSVPLYVTGRYDINYWDWSATPYLKANVGYSFNFDSKSLNTPAGDFGTKVDDGLYWAAGVGVQYEDFNVDVLYGANYAKTKVDGGDKFDNDYERVTLSVGYRFNIW from the coding sequence CAAGCAAAGGAAGTTGTGGCTCCTGTTACTAGCTCTAAAGAGGTTGTAAATGAGCCTGTAGTAATTGAGGAGGTTGTTGTTGCTCCAGTTGTTGAGAACCCTTGGGGATTCATTAACTTAAGAGCAGGTTGGGATTTCTGGGGTGAATATGGTAATTATACTCATAGACACTCTAACAGAGATTATGACCTTCCTAAGAAAACTAAAGATTTTGGTGGAGAATTAGCTGTTGAAGCTTACAAATCTTGGGATCATCTTGACCTAGGACTTGGAGTTGCTTATCAACATCACATGAAAAGAAAATCTGCTGATGGAGTTTCTGGAGCAGAATATCAATCAGTTCCATTATATGTAACTGGTAGATATGATATCAACTACTGGGATTGGTCAGCTACTCCTTATTTAAAGGCTAACGTTGGTTACTCTTTCAACTTTGATTCAAAAAGCTTAAACACTCCTGCTGGAGATTTTGGAACTAAAGTTGACGATGGATTATACTGGGCAGCTGGTGTTGGAGTTCAATATGAGGACTTTAACGTAGATGTTTTATATGGTGCAAACTATGCTAAAACTAAAGTTGACGGTGGAGACAAGTTCGATAACGATTATGAGAGAGTTACTCTTTCTGTTGGTTATAGATTCAATATCTGGTAA
- a CDS encoding sigma-70 family RNA polymerase sigma factor, producing MIEKEDIILAQNGDEESIEKIIKEYQGAIYKNNRSFFLKGGDSDDLMQEGFIGLIKAIKCYDESRNACFSTFANLCIRRQMITAVKNHNSDKYKNLNLAMQGEGYSKHEETFHYSRPSLGFYSPEEIFLGKELVNFLNDFLNENLSHLEKKVFAYLCKEYTYIEIADFLNEPPKKIDNTIQRIKKKILIYLDSYSR from the coding sequence ATGATTGAAAAAGAAGATATAATTTTAGCTCAAAATGGCGATGAAGAATCAATTGAAAAAATTATCAAAGAGTATCAAGGAGCAATTTACAAGAATAATCGTTCATTCTTTCTTAAAGGAGGGGATAGCGATGATTTAATGCAAGAGGGCTTTATTGGTCTTATAAAGGCCATTAAATGTTATGATGAAAGCAGAAATGCGTGTTTTAGTACTTTTGCTAACCTTTGTATCAGAAGACAAATGATTACTGCTGTAAAAAATCATAATTCTGATAAGTATAAAAATCTAAATCTTGCAATGCAAGGTGAAGGTTATTCAAAACACGAAGAAACTTTTCATTATTCCAGACCTTCCTTAGGATTTTATTCTCCAGAAGAAATATTCTTAGGAAAAGAGCTCGTTAATTTTTTAAATGACTTTCTTAATGAAAATTTAAGTCATTTAGAAAAAAAAGTTTTTGCATATCTATGTAAAGAATATACTTATATTGAAATTGCTGATTTTTTAAATGAACCCCCTAAAAAAATCGACAATACTATTCAAAGAATCAAGAAAAAAATCTTAATTTATTTAGATTCATACTCTAGATAA
- a CDS encoding YebC/PmpR family DNA-binding transcriptional regulator: MAGHSKWSNIKHRKGAQDAKRGKLFTKLGKELTIAAKEAGGDPNFNPRLRLAIDKAKAANMPKDNLERAIKKGTGELDGVDYMEIRYEGYGPEGTAFIVEVVTDNKNRSASEVRAAFSRRNGNLGTDGAVSWMFQRKGEIIIPAEGIDADELMMAALEAGAEDVKEEDGEFTVLTDSADCNTVAEELKKVGYNVTEAEVAMIPDNKVQITDLDTAKKVMALYEALDDLDDVNDVYSNFDISDELLEQL, from the coding sequence GTGGCAGGACATAGTAAATGGTCGAATATAAAGCACAGAAAAGGTGCGCAGGATGCTAAAAGAGGAAAGCTATTCACAAAATTAGGAAAAGAGTTAACAATTGCAGCGAAGGAAGCTGGAGGAGATCCTAACTTTAACCCTAGATTAAGACTTGCAATAGATAAAGCAAAAGCTGCTAATATGCCAAAAGATAACCTAGAAAGAGCAATAAAAAAAGGTACTGGAGAACTTGATGGTGTAGACTACATGGAAATTAGATATGAAGGTTATGGTCCAGAAGGAACAGCTTTCATAGTTGAAGTTGTAACTGATAATAAAAATAGATCAGCTTCAGAGGTAAGAGCAGCATTTTCTAGAAGAAATGGAAATTTAGGTACTGATGGTGCTGTATCTTGGATGTTCCAAAGAAAAGGTGAAATAATAATACCTGCTGAAGGAATAGATGCAGATGAATTAATGATGGCTGCATTAGAAGCTGGAGCAGAGGACGTTAAAGAAGAAGATGGAGAATTTACAGTTTTAACAGATTCAGCTGATTGTAATACAGTTGCAGAAGAATTAAAAAAAGTTGGATATAATGTAACTGAAGCAGAAGTTGCAATGATTCCTGATAATAAAGTACAAATTACTGATTTAGACACAGCTAAAAAAGTAATGGCATTATATGAAGCTTTAGATGATTTAGATGATGTTAACGATGTTTATTCAAACTTTGATATATCAGATGAGCTTTTAGAGCAATTATAA
- a CDS encoding rubredoxin: MSKQMRCVICDYVYDETIGDPENGVAPGTKWEDVPEDWVCPLCYVGKDQFEEI; encoded by the coding sequence ATGAGTAAGCAAATGAGATGTGTAATATGTGATTATGTTTATGATGAAACAATTGGAGATCCTGAAAATGGAGTAGCTCCAGGAACTAAATGGGAAGATGTTCCTGAAGATTGGGTATGTCCGCTTTGTTATGTTGGAAAAGACCAGTTTGAAGAAATTTAA
- a CDS encoding Fur family transcriptional regulator, producing the protein MYIESISEHLKIHDIKPSYQRMKIFEYLLENKTHPTVDEIYKALCPEIPTLSKTTVYNTLNLFIEKGIAKVITIEENETRYDVDTNIHGHFKCESCKKVYDIPVEISQVVTESLKDFKIDEYHVYFKGICPHCQNK; encoded by the coding sequence GTGTATATAGAAAGTATAAGCGAGCATTTAAAAATACATGATATAAAACCTTCATATCAAAGAATGAAAATATTCGAATATTTGTTAGAAAATAAGACTCATCCAACTGTTGATGAGATTTATAAAGCTTTATGTCCAGAAATTCCCACGCTATCAAAGACAACAGTTTATAATACATTAAATCTTTTTATAGAAAAAGGAATTGCTAAAGTAATAACAATAGAAGAAAATGAAACAAGATATGATGTTGATACAAATATTCATGGACATTTTAAATGTGAAAGCTGTAAAAAAGTGTATGATATTCCAGTAGAGATAAGTCAAGTTGTGACTGAGAGTTTAAAAGATTTTAAAATAGATGAATATCATGTTTATTTTAAAGGAATTTGTCCTCATTGCCAGAATAAATAA
- a CDS encoding glycosyltransferase family 9 protein — MKILVVRFKQIGDAILSSVICKSLKETYPDAEIDYVLYDHVAPLFEHQKYLNKVISISKEEQKNPFKYLKKVWNVTRANYDIVIDIMSTPKSEAFTLFSGKAKYKIGRWKPKRGYTYTHSIPEPSSEYDKAEKFLKMLDPLVKDGVNVKLDKNYSLTFLPEEKEELKERMLKVRVDFSKILIPLAINSRRESKVYPVDLMKQLAQKLLETFDCQIILYYSPNEKEFAKKFHEDLNWDKRIVSDINTKSIRELGALLSNCDIFVGNEGGPRHLAQAIDIPSFSIFSPGSSKGDWLSRDNKRHEGIEPGEILSGESYENLSYEEKYRLITPDIILEKVKEKMLLVPKYIEKNKGL; from the coding sequence ATGAAGATTTTGGTGGTTAGATTTAAACAAATAGGGGATGCAATATTATCTTCGGTTATTTGTAAAAGTCTAAAAGAAACATATCCAGATGCAGAAATAGATTACGTTTTATATGATCATGTGGCACCTTTATTTGAACATCAAAAATACTTAAATAAAGTGATATCAATATCTAAAGAAGAACAAAAAAATCCATTTAAATATTTAAAAAAAGTTTGGAATGTAACAAGAGCTAACTATGATATTGTTATAGATATAATGTCAACGCCTAAGAGTGAGGCATTTACTTTATTTTCTGGAAAAGCTAAGTATAAAATAGGAAGATGGAAACCAAAAAGAGGATATACTTATACCCATAGTATCCCAGAACCTTCAAGTGAATATGATAAAGCTGAAAAGTTTTTGAAAATGTTAGATCCTTTAGTTAAAGATGGTGTAAATGTGAAATTAGATAAAAATTATTCTTTAACATTTTTACCTGAAGAGAAAGAGGAATTGAAAGAAAGAATGCTAAAGGTAAGGGTAGATTTTAGTAAAATACTAATACCTTTAGCAATAAATTCAAGAAGAGAAAGTAAAGTATATCCTGTTGATTTAATGAAACAACTGGCTCAGAAGTTATTAGAAACTTTTGATTGCCAGATAATTTTATACTATTCTCCCAATGAAAAAGAATTTGCTAAAAAGTTCCATGAGGATTTAAATTGGGATAAAAGAATTGTTTCTGATATAAATACAAAAAGCATAAGAGAGTTGGGAGCATTACTTTCAAATTGTGATATTTTTGTGGGAAATGAAGGTGGACCAAGACACTTAGCTCAAGCGATAGATATTCCAAGTTTCTCTATATTTAGTCCGGGTTCTAGTAAAGGAGATTGGTTGTCAAGAGACAATAAAAGGCATGAAGGAATAGAGCCAGGAGAAATTTTATCGGGAGAATCATATGAAAATTTATCATATGAAGAAAAATATAGATTGATAACACCAGATATAATTTTAGAAAAGGTAAAGGAAAAAATGTTGCTAGTACCCAAATATATTGAAAAAAATAAGGGCTTATGA
- a CDS encoding MBL fold metallo-hydrolase, giving the protein MRLAVLGSGSKGNSIFLETDNINLLIDAGFSGKRIEEQLKKIKVEICNIDGILITHEHGDHIQGAGIISRKYDVPIYITKESYEAGILKLGKIKDENLRFIEDAFWLGDTMVYPFDVMHDAERTIGFRIEESSGSKVAIATDLGYIDNTVREAFREVDVVVIECNYDYHKLMECSYPWDLKARVKSRNGHLSNNDCARFIKEIHHEKLKKVYLAHMSKDSNDPKIAMDAVLDELLRSEIDIHLEIAHQDTCSEIIKF; this is encoded by the coding sequence ATGAGGTTAGCAGTACTAGGAAGTGGAAGTAAAGGAAACTCTATTTTTTTAGAAACCGATAACATAAATTTACTTATAGATGCAGGATTTAGTGGAAAAAGAATAGAAGAGCAATTAAAAAAAATAAAAGTAGAAATTTGTAATATAGATGGGATTTTAATAACTCATGAACATGGTGATCATATTCAAGGAGCTGGAATAATATCTAGAAAATATGATGTTCCAATCTATATTACAAAAGAAAGTTATGAAGCTGGAATTTTAAAATTAGGAAAAATAAAAGATGAAAATTTAAGGTTTATAGAGGATGCATTTTGGCTTGGAGATACTATGGTATATCCTTTTGATGTTATGCACGATGCCGAAAGAACTATTGGCTTTAGAATTGAGGAAAGTTCAGGAAGTAAGGTGGCTATTGCAACAGATTTAGGATATATAGATAATACGGTGAGAGAGGCTTTTAGAGAGGTAGACGTTGTAGTGATTGAGTGTAACTACGACTATCATAAGTTGATGGAGTGTTCTTACCCTTGGGATTTGAAAGCTCGGGTGAAAAGTAGAAATGGGCACTTATCAAATAATGATTGTGCTAGATTTATAAAAGAAATTCATCATGAAAAGTTAAAGAAAGTTTACTTAGCTCATATGAGTAAGGATAGTAATGATCCTAAAATAGCAATGGATGCAGTTTTAGATGAGCTTTTAAGAAGTGAAATAGATATTCATCTTGAAATAGCTCATCAAGATACATGTAGTGAAATAATTAAGTTTTAG
- a CDS encoding uracil-DNA glycosylase family protein: MEEVQKLLEELKFEIGTTDALRDSKEKIVLGTGNFAGEVLFVGDDFNLYIDENFKVKSGSSGEFLMKLCDIVGLLPETYYITTLTKSEKKYRELEERDKRDLKEYLMVQISLMNPKIIVALGQDVAELLLEREFKFLQEKGKVIDWRGNIKLMATYDANFAKKSRDDGGKRAKVAVEFWGDLKTIKNAIEEI; the protein is encoded by the coding sequence ATGGAAGAAGTACAAAAATTACTAGAGGAGTTAAAGTTTGAAATAGGAACTACAGACGCTTTAAGAGATAGTAAAGAAAAGATTGTTTTAGGAACAGGAAACTTTGCGGGAGAGGTTTTATTTGTGGGAGACGATTTTAATTTATATATAGATGAGAATTTTAAGGTGAAATCTGGTTCGAGTGGAGAGTTTTTAATGAAGTTATGTGACATAGTGGGTTTATTGCCAGAAACTTACTATATCACTACATTGACTAAATCTGAAAAGAAATATAGAGAGTTAGAAGAGAGAGATAAAAGGGATTTAAAAGAGTATTTAATGGTACAAATATCTTTAATGAATCCGAAAATAATTGTAGCCTTAGGACAGGATGTAGCAGAACTTTTACTAGAAAGAGAGTTTAAATTTCTTCAAGAAAAAGGAAAGGTTATTGATTGGAGAGGGAATATAAAATTAATGGCAACATATGATGCTAATTTTGCAAAAAAATCAAGAGATGATGGAGGGAAAAGGGCAAAAGTTGCAGTAGAATTCTGGGGAGATTTAAAAACAATAAAAAATGCTATAGAGGAGATTTAA
- a CDS encoding ferritin family protein, translating to MLSGISKKATDLDYAIQSLKEELQAVDDYNQRAEMAEDPELKEIMIHNRNEEMEHAVMIVEWMRRNQFEFGKELEDYIFRQGKIVGIEAQLMGRNGEAPAPVSETKNHNSVSLNIGSLKSKGGK from the coding sequence ATGTTAAGTGGAATTAGTAAAAAAGCTACTGATTTAGATTATGCTATTCAGAGCTTAAAAGAAGAACTTCAAGCTGTAGATGATTATAATCAAAGAGCTGAAATGGCAGAAGATCCGGAACTTAAAGAAATTATGATTCATAATAGAAATGAAGAGATGGAACATGCTGTGATGATTGTTGAATGGATGAGAAGAAATCAATTTGAATTTGGAAAAGAATTAGAAGATTATATATTTAGGCAAGGAAAAATAGTAGGAATAGAAGCACAACTTATGGGACGAAACGGAGAGGCACCAGCACCAGTTTCAGAAACTAAAAATCACAACAGTGTATCATTAAATATAGGTTCATTAAAATCAAAAGGGGGTAAATAA
- a CDS encoding desulfoferrodoxin family protein, which produces MKVYEIFKVKESPVLLEVVVADKEGVVVEGLELLKEKSQDAATEKHVPFVEEKEDGYLVKVGKETAHPMTPEHYIQMIEICVDDFLYRKYLKPGEAPEAYFKVPKGTSVCAREYCNIHGLWSN; this is translated from the coding sequence ATGAAAGTTTATGAAATTTTTAAAGTTAAAGAGAGTCCAGTTCTATTAGAGGTAGTTGTAGCTGATAAAGAAGGAGTTGTAGTTGAAGGATTAGAGCTTTTAAAAGAGAAAAGCCAAGATGCAGCAACAGAGAAACATGTTCCTTTCGTTGAAGAAAAAGAGGATGGTTATTTAGTAAAAGTTGGTAAAGAAACTGCTCATCCAATGACACCAGAACATTATATTCAAATGATTGAAATTTGTGTAGATGACTTTTTATATAGAAAGTATTTAAAGCCAGGAGAAGCACCAGAAGCATACTTTAAAGTTCCAAAAGGTACAAGTGTTTGTGCAAGAGAGTATTGTAATATTCATGGATTATGGAGTAACTAA
- a CDS encoding proline--tRNA ligase: MRLSKYYVKTLKETPKEAEVISHKLLLRSGMIKRLASGVYTYLPLGLKALKKVENIVREEMDRAGAQEIFMPVLQPAELWKESGRWDVMGAEMMRIQDRHSREFALGPTHEEVITDIIRNDISSYKSLPLNLYQIQTKFRDERRPRFGLMRGREFMMKDAYSFHANKESLDEEFENMKAAYTRVFERCGLKFRAVEADSGAIGGSGSQEFHVLAESGEDEIIYCTSCDYAANVETATSVINELPKAEFLEIELKDTPNVSKIVDVVEYLNVPVEQTVKAMMYKDVVTDEVYMVLIRGDFEVNEVKLKNIIDTIDVVLLTDSELEDLGLVKGFIGPVGTDLTKVKIIADKSIVGISNHTAGGNKLDTHYVNVNYGRDYEASVVADVRTVVVGEKCPKCGGELASARGIESGHIFKLGDKYSKALNATFLDENGKSQVMEMGCYGIGVSRTMASAIEQNNDENGIIWPSAIAPFVVEVIPANMKSEEQVVLAEEIYKGFQDANIDVALDDRDERIGFKFKDGDLIGYPFKIVAGKKAAEGIVELKIRRTNETLEISKDEVVEKVKELMTKY, from the coding sequence ATGAGATTAAGTAAATACTATGTAAAAACTCTTAAGGAAACTCCTAAAGAGGCAGAAGTAATAAGTCATAAACTGTTATTAAGATCAGGAATGATAAAAAGATTAGCAAGTGGAGTTTATACATACCTTCCGTTAGGATTAAAAGCTTTAAAAAAAGTTGAAAATATTGTAAGAGAAGAGATGGATAGAGCAGGAGCTCAAGAAATATTCATGCCAGTTTTACAACCAGCAGAGCTTTGGAAAGAAAGTGGAAGATGGGATGTTATGGGTGCTGAAATGATGAGAATCCAAGACAGACATTCAAGAGAGTTTGCATTAGGACCAACACATGAGGAAGTAATAACTGATATTATTAGAAACGATATATCGTCTTATAAATCTTTACCTTTAAACTTATATCAAATTCAAACAAAATTTAGAGATGAAAGAAGACCAAGATTTGGACTTATGAGAGGAAGAGAGTTTATGATGAAAGACGCATACTCATTCCATGCAAATAAAGAATCTTTAGATGAAGAATTTGAAAATATGAAAGCAGCTTACACAAGAGTATTTGAAAGATGTGGACTTAAATTTAGAGCTGTTGAAGCAGATTCAGGAGCAATTGGAGGAAGTGGATCTCAAGAGTTTCACGTGTTAGCAGAGTCTGGTGAAGATGAAATAATTTACTGTACATCTTGTGATTATGCAGCAAACGTTGAAACAGCTACAAGTGTAATAAATGAATTACCAAAAGCTGAATTTTTAGAAATAGAATTAAAAGATACACCAAATGTTTCTAAAATAGTTGATGTAGTAGAGTATTTAAATGTTCCAGTAGAGCAAACTGTAAAAGCAATGATGTATAAAGATGTTGTTACAGATGAAGTTTATATGGTATTAATCAGAGGAGATTTTGAAGTTAACGAAGTTAAATTAAAAAATATAATTGATACAATAGATGTAGTTTTACTAACTGATTCTGAATTAGAAGATTTAGGATTAGTAAAAGGATTTATAGGTCCAGTTGGAACGGATTTAACAAAAGTTAAAATAATAGCTGATAAGAGTATCGTTGGAATTTCGAATCATACAGCTGGTGGAAATAAATTAGATACACATTATGTAAATGTAAATTATGGAAGAGATTATGAAGCTTCAGTGGTGGCAGATGTAAGAACTGTTGTTGTAGGAGAGAAGTGTCCTAAGTGTGGAGGAGAACTTGCAAGTGCAAGAGGAATCGAAAGTGGACATATCTTCAAATTGGGAGATAAGTATTCGAAGGCCTTAAATGCAACTTTCTTAGATGAGAATGGAAAAAGTCAAGTTATGGAAATGGGATGTTACGGAATAGGAGTTTCAAGAACTATGGCTTCAGCAATAGAGCAAAATAATGATGAAAATGGAATAATTTGGCCATCAGCGATAGCTCCATTTGTAGTAGAAGTAATACCTGCAAACATGAAATCAGAAGAGCAAGTTGTATTAGCAGAAGAGATTTATAAAGGATTCCAAGATGCTAATATAGATGTTGCATTAGATGATAGAGATGAAAGAATTGGATTTAAATTTAAAGATGGAGACTTAATTGGATATCCATTTAAAATTGTAGCTGGAAAAAAAGCTGCAGAAGGAATAGTTGAACTAAAAATTAGAAGAACAAACGAAACTTTAGAAATTTCTAAAGATGAAGTTGTTGAAAAAGTAAAAGAGTTAATGACTAAGTATTAA